One Cryptomeria japonica chromosome 9, Sugi_1.0, whole genome shotgun sequence genomic window carries:
- the LOC131073918 gene encoding uncharacterized protein LOC131073918 — MAEAFSRAISCVRERGMWKGISIPHMYISHTHCFFADDILLFGLASMREAQVINKIILEYSSFSGQKVNQAKSKVFFFNVSPLVQARLSHFWGFLVGQFPCKYLGLPFYTRSEKHNFWERVSGAISAKILSWSHKWLTFSGKFVLIKAVLNAIPIYLLSILKALKKIVGALHSIVRSFLWNNNVDKTKSISLLAWDRVCASKDKGGVGIRDLGKQNLALGAKLVWKFYKQPTSKWASILSAKYLPNCSKEAIFTTSTLPKGSVIWNFMSECRSVIFPGLSWLIHNGRRARFWDEVWNGFPIMSSLRDWSSLMPILKSSWGIFVGDYFFVNSSGSLSVAKWKSIASIPVSQDIKSAFEDELKKHPLLFSGKDDELIWSFSKSGEYSVKEGYNFLSLDVKREVFPFKLFWHAACLPKARAFAWLAIQDRILTVLQALPRSGALFQSRPPINRKEVVWLPPPVSKVKLNFDSASRGNPGKSAIGIMVFDDRVAIITAQCKCIAYGTNNVAELHALSVGLDLLLSLHLLDVVIEGDSQVVFYMVTNHPSHSCHLKYWLDKILDQLELFNSFTMSHCFREANKVVDFLANKDLDEDIQELVGVASDSLPPHLV, encoded by the exons ATGGCTGAAGCCTTTAGTAGGGCTATTTCATGTGTCAGGGAGAGGGGTATGTGGAAGGGGATTTCCATTCCTCATATGTACATATCCCATACTCATTGTTTCTTTGCGGATGATATTTTACTATTTGGATTAGCTTCTATGAGGGAAGCTCAAGTCATCAACAAGATCATTTTGGAGTATTCTTCATTCTCTGGGCAAAAGGTTAATCAGGCTAAATCTAAAGTTTTTTTCTTTAATGTCTCTCCTTTGGTGCAGGCCAGGTTGTCTCATTTTTGGGGTTTTTTGGTGGGACAAtttccttgcaaatatttaggGTTGCCTTTTTACACTAGATCTGAGAAGCAcaatttttgggaacgggtttctgGGGCTATCTCAGCTAAAATTCTTTCTTGGTCCCATAAGTGGTTAACTTTTTCTGGTAAATTTGTGCTTATTAAAGCAGTCTTAAATGCAATTCCTATCTATCTATTATCCATTTTAAAGGCTCTGAAAAAAATAGTGGGGGCTCTTCATTCAATTGTGAGATCCTTTTTATGGAATAATAATGTTGATAAGACAAAAAGTATCTCCTTGTTGGCCTGGGATAGGGTTTGTGCTTCTAAGGATAAAGGAGGTGTTGGGATTAGGGACCTTGGTAAGCAGAACTTGGCActtggtgctaagttggtttggaaattttaTAAACAGCCTACCTCTAAATGGGCATCCATTTTATCTGCTAAATACTTGCCTAATTGTTCTAAGGAGGCTATCTTCACTACTTCTACTCTTCCCAAAGGCTCTGTGATCTGGAATTTTATGTCTGAATGCAGATCTGTTATTTTTCCAGGTTTGTCTTGGCTTATTCATAATGGTCGTAGGGCTAGGTTTTGGGATGAGGTTTGGAATGGTTTCCCTATTATGTCTAGTCTTAGGGACTGGTCATCCCTTATGCCCATCCTTAAATCCTCTTGGGGCATTTTTGTGGGGGATTATTTCTTTGTCAACTCCTCGGGTTCCCTGTCAGTGGCAAAgtggaaatcaattgcttctaTTCCTGTGAGTCAGGACATTAAATCTGCATTTGAGGATGAGCTTAAGAAACATCCATTACTCTTCTCGGGGAAGGATGATGAGCTCATCTGGTCTTTTTCAAAATCTGGGGAATATTCGGTTAAAGAAGGTTATAATTTTTTATCCTTAGATGTTAAGAGGGAAGTTTTTCCATTTAAACTATTCTGGCATGCTGCCTGCTTGCCCAAAGCAAGGGCTTTTGCTTGGCTGGCTATTCAGGATAGAATACTTACTG TCTTGCAAGCACTTCCTCGGAGTGGTGCACTTTTTCAGTCACGACCTCCAATTAATAGAAAGGAAGTTGTTTGGTTGCCTCCTCCGGTTTCAaaagttaaattgaattttgacagTGCCTCTCGTGGCAACCCTGGTAAATCTGCTATTGGAATTATGGTCTTTGATGATAGGGTGGCTATCATTACAGCTCAATGTAAATGTATTGCTTATGGTACTAACAATGTGGCTGAACTACATGCTCTTTCGGTAGGCTTGGATTTGCTTCTTTCATTACATTTGTTGGATGTTGTTATTGAGGGTGACTCTCAAGTAGTTTTTTACATGGTCACAAATCATCCTTCCCACTCTTGTCATTTAAAGTATTGGTTGGATAAGATTCTTGATCAGCTTGAGTTGTTTAATTCTTTCACTATGTCTCACTGTTTTAGAGAAGCTAATAAGGTGGTTGACTTCCTGGCTAATAAAGATTTGGATGAGGATATCCAAGAATTGGTTGGGGTAGCCTCCGATTCTCTTCCTCCTCATCTAGTTTAA